A stretch of Pseudoclavibacter chungangensis DNA encodes these proteins:
- the folK gene encoding 2-amino-4-hydroxy-6-hydroxymethyldihydropteridine diphosphokinase, with the protein MSGERRRAVIALGGNMGDRTEILRRGMSDIDELDGTRVVIASSLYETPALTMHGIDETVRPYLNAVVIVTTDRNPHELLSLLQTIEDRHGRRRGERWGSRTLDLDIISMDGIELATETLEIPHPAAWQRAFVLAPWHEIDPDAQIPGRGSVEQLLSVATDRVLLYAESGLGARGREGVSTDRGLPLRCPTEGGDAGTATER; encoded by the coding sequence ATGAGCGGCGAACGACGGCGAGCGGTCATCGCGCTCGGCGGCAACATGGGCGACCGGACCGAGATCCTCCGGCGGGGCATGTCCGACATCGACGAACTCGACGGCACGCGCGTCGTCATCGCCTCGAGCCTCTACGAGACGCCCGCACTCACGATGCACGGGATCGACGAGACCGTGCGGCCCTACCTCAATGCCGTCGTCATCGTCACGACCGACCGGAACCCGCACGAACTGCTCTCCCTCCTCCAGACGATCGAGGACCGTCACGGCCGACGCCGGGGCGAGCGGTGGGGGAGTCGCACGCTCGATCTCGACATCATCAGCATGGACGGCATCGAGCTCGCGACCGAGACGCTCGAGATCCCGCACCCCGCCGCCTGGCAACGGGCGTTCGTCCTCGCCCCCTGGCACGAGATCGATCCCGACGCGCAGATCCCGGGCCGGGGCAGCGTCGAACAGCTGCTGTCGGTCGCGACCGATCGCGTGCTGCTCTACGCCGAATCGGGCCTCGGGGCCCGAGGGCGCGAGGGCGTCTCGACCGACCGCGGGCTCCCGCTGCGCTGTCCCACGGAGGGCGGCGACGCGGGCACCGCCACGGAGCGCTGA
- a CDS encoding Rossmann-like and DUF2520 domain-containing protein: MSARDGRLGVGVIGRGRLGPVLAAGLAGAGHAIVGVEAAEGAERDRVEALLPNVTIATAAQLVERSELLIIDVDDPRSLEPLVDALTADRAWVAGQLVMHTEAGFGTALLGHALDQGVIPLSVHPAIDVTGSSLDLQRLREAWCAVTAPRPVLPIAQALVVELGAEPVVIAEEDRPRYAEAIATATDFTHSIVRQATGILAEIGVAEPGFVLSSLVRSAADNALADANPVVVEPPTDPEDPE, from the coding sequence GTGAGCGCACGCGACGGCCGCCTCGGCGTCGGGGTCATCGGTCGTGGCCGCCTCGGTCCCGTCCTCGCGGCGGGACTCGCGGGCGCCGGGCACGCGATCGTCGGCGTCGAGGCGGCGGAGGGCGCGGAGCGGGACCGCGTCGAGGCACTCCTGCCGAACGTGACGATCGCGACCGCGGCGCAGCTCGTCGAGCGGAGCGAACTCCTCATCATCGACGTCGACGATCCGCGCTCGCTCGAACCGCTCGTCGACGCCCTCACGGCGGACCGCGCGTGGGTCGCGGGGCAGCTCGTCATGCACACCGAGGCGGGGTTCGGCACGGCCCTGCTCGGGCACGCACTCGACCAGGGCGTCATCCCGCTCTCGGTGCACCCCGCGATCGACGTGACCGGTTCGTCCCTCGACCTACAGCGGCTCCGCGAGGCGTGGTGCGCGGTGACGGCCCCGCGCCCCGTGCTCCCCATCGCACAGGCCCTCGTGGTCGAGCTCGGCGCCGAGCCCGTCGTGATCGCCGAGGAGGACCGCCCACGCTACGCCGAGGCGATCGCGACCGCGACCGACTTCACGCACTCGATCGTGCGGCAGGCGACCGGGATCCTCGCCGAGATCGGCGTCGCGGAGCCCGGCTTCGTCCTGTCGAGCCTCGTCCGTTCGGCCGCCGACAACGCGCTCGCCGACGCGAACCCCGTCGTGGTCGAACCCCCCACCGATCCGGAGGACCCCGAATGA
- the folB gene encoding dihydroneopterin aldolase — MSIESDHAAAAPDRSGEPVPDAAATQRSARRGRPDTHPATAAVRLMPSRPGPAAHPALPQPQLDVIHIHRLHVRGFHGVHDHERAEGQDFYIDADVWIDTRAAAASDDVADTLHYGHLMIALADIAGGEPVDLLETLAERLAAVTLAFAGPQAVRITVHKPQAPVNLDFEDVTVSILRFRPDDDGPVSTATGVGTPDQDARVGDPEAHGDDRNGEPT; from the coding sequence ATGTCGATTGAGAGCGACCACGCGGCCGCGGCACCCGACCGGTCGGGCGAGCCCGTGCCCGACGCCGCCGCCACGCAGCGGAGCGCGCGACGCGGCCGACCCGACACGCACCCCGCGACCGCGGCCGTCCGCCTCATGCCGTCGAGGCCGGGCCCCGCGGCACACCCCGCACTGCCGCAGCCCCAACTGGACGTCATCCACATCCACCGGCTGCACGTCCGAGGGTTCCACGGCGTCCACGACCACGAGCGCGCCGAGGGACAGGACTTCTACATCGATGCCGATGTCTGGATTGACACGCGGGCCGCCGCCGCGAGCGACGACGTCGCCGACACCCTGCACTACGGGCACCTCATGATCGCCCTCGCCGACATCGCGGGCGGCGAGCCCGTCGACCTGCTCGAGACGCTCGCGGAACGACTCGCCGCCGTGACGCTCGCCTTCGCCGGGCCGCAGGCGGTCCGTATCACGGTGCACAAGCCACAGGCACCCGTCAATCTCGACTTCGAGGACGTCACGGTCTCGATCCTCCGGTTCCGGCCCGACGACGACGGCCCGGTCTCGACGGCGACGGGCGTCGGGACACCCGATCAGGACGCGCGCGTCGGCGATCCGGAGGCACACGGCGACGACAGGAACGGGGAACCGACATGA
- the panC gene encoding pantoate--beta-alanine ligase, with protein MTVVLHTIDEARAFVAEARSRGQLGLVPTMGALHDGHLSLVRLVAERVETVVVSIFVNPMQFGPNEDLERYPRTFDDDLAKLEASGVAAVFAPSAAEMYPRGLGQTRVVAGPAGSILEGERRPGHFDGVLTVVAKLFGIVRPDIAVFGRKDAQQLHLIERMADDLDLGIEILGAPILRADDGVALSSRNVFLAPDERAAARSLPRALEAAAEAGARGGRSAALAAGRAVLDGEPLVTLDYLEIVDPDDFAPVDDTRRGTVLVLVAARVGATRLIDNTSVDLDVTT; from the coding sequence ATGACCGTCGTGTTGCACACGATCGACGAGGCACGCGCGTTCGTCGCCGAGGCGCGCTCGCGCGGGCAGCTCGGGCTCGTGCCGACGATGGGGGCACTGCACGACGGCCACCTCTCGCTCGTCCGGCTCGTCGCCGAGCGGGTCGAGACCGTCGTCGTGTCGATCTTCGTCAACCCCATGCAGTTCGGGCCGAACGAGGACCTCGAGCGCTACCCGCGCACGTTCGACGACGACCTCGCGAAGCTCGAGGCATCGGGCGTCGCGGCCGTGTTCGCACCGTCGGCGGCCGAGATGTACCCGCGTGGCCTCGGGCAGACCCGCGTCGTGGCCGGCCCCGCGGGGAGCATCCTCGAGGGGGAGCGTCGCCCCGGCCACTTCGACGGCGTGCTGACGGTCGTCGCGAAGCTCTTCGGCATCGTGCGGCCCGACATCGCGGTCTTCGGCCGCAAGGACGCCCAACAGCTGCACCTCATCGAACGCATGGCCGATGACCTCGACCTCGGCATCGAGATCCTCGGCGCACCGATCCTCCGCGCGGACGACGGCGTGGCCCTCTCCAGCCGCAACGTGTTCCTCGCGCCCGACGAACGGGCCGCGGCGCGTTCCCTCCCGCGCGCGCTCGAGGCGGCGGCCGAGGCGGGGGCGCGCGGTGGCCGTTCGGCCGCGCTCGCGGCGGGCCGCGCGGTTCTCGACGGCGAGCCGCTCGTTACACTTGACTACCTGGAGATCGTCGATCCCGACGACTTCGCGCCCGTCGACGACACCCGCCGCGGCACGGTCCTCGTGCTCGTGGCCGCACGCGTCGGAGCGACGCGGCTCATCGACAACACGTCCGTCGATCTGGACGTCACCACCTGA
- a CDS encoding DUF3180 domain-containing protein: MRRTSPGVLALLAFIVAVSTWTLETWLVSSGRAMFTPPITLAITLVVLAIVLLVLAWPIRRYTGELGSTPREGRATDATEEEHAERSDAEQRRAEAAGRRRVDPQHAVRVLALAKASSLTASVLGGLALAVVVFVVTRPVVAAGSTVDALASLVGAIVLLVAGLLAESWCALPPDDGAHGTRPQRAAPTA; the protein is encoded by the coding sequence ATGCGTCGTACGTCGCCCGGCGTCCTCGCCCTGCTCGCCTTCATCGTCGCCGTCTCGACGTGGACGTTGGAGACGTGGCTCGTGTCAAGTGGCCGCGCCATGTTCACGCCACCGATCACCCTCGCGATCACGCTCGTCGTCCTCGCGATCGTGCTGCTCGTGCTCGCGTGGCCGATTCGTCGCTACACGGGTGAACTCGGTTCGACGCCGCGCGAGGGACGCGCCACGGACGCGACGGAGGAGGAACACGCGGAGCGCAGCGACGCGGAGCAGCGCCGCGCCGAAGCTGCGGGTCGACGACGCGTCGACCCGCAGCACGCCGTCCGCGTGCTCGCCCTCGCGAAGGCGTCGTCGCTCACGGCATCGGTCCTCGGCGGACTCGCGCTCGCCGTCGTGGTCTTCGTCGTGACGCGACCCGTCGTCGCCGCCGGGAGCACCGTCGACGCGCTCGCCTCGCTCGTCGGAGCGATCGTGCTGCTCGTCGCTGGACTCCTCGCCGAGTCGTGGTGCGCACTGCCGCCCGACGACGGTGCGCACGGGACCCGGCCGCAGCGCGCCGCGCCGACGGCCTGA
- the ftsH gene encoding ATP-dependent zinc metalloprotease FtsH gives MKNLAKIFKNPLVIVALAVLVIGIGFSFVNGQGVRTVTTEEGLTLITQGRADEVKIVDGENRVDVKLTEPDAEYGQNVQFYFVQARADAVVDAVNTAAPAGGFDDEVPQPSWFMSAISILLPLLLIGFFIWIMFSGMAGGGGGRIMQFGKSRAKLVSKESPQVTFADVAGADEALEELQEIKEFLKEPDKFLAVGAKIPKGVLLYGPPGTGKTLLAKAVAGEAGVPFYSISGSDFVEMFVGVGASRVRDLFEQAKQNSPAIIFVDEIDAVGRHRGVGVGGGNDEREQTLNQLLVEMDGFDSTTNVILIAATNRPDVLDPALLRPGRFDRQIGVDAPDLQGRKRILEVHAKGKPLSPDVDLAVIARKTPGFTGADLANVLNEAALLTARSDAQIIDNRALDEAVDRVIAGPQRRSRVMNDQEKLITAYHEGGHALAAAAMRHTDPVTKITILPRGRALGYTMVLPLEDKYSVTRNELLDQLAYAMGGRVAEEIVFHDPTTGASNDIEKATKTARKMVTEYGMTSSVGSVKLGDSSSEQVYGQQTGATRNYSEKVAEDIDREVRGFIEQAHDEAWTVLNENRDILDQLARELLEHETLDHVRLEQIFADVRKLPERPTWLSSPERPVSELPPVSLKPSHPVDEIGREGGALGDYDKS, from the coding sequence ATGAAAAATCTCGCCAAGATCTTCAAGAACCCTCTCGTCATCGTCGCGCTCGCGGTGCTCGTGATCGGTATCGGATTCAGCTTCGTGAACGGCCAGGGCGTCCGAACGGTCACGACCGAGGAGGGCCTGACCCTCATCACCCAGGGACGCGCCGACGAGGTGAAGATCGTCGACGGTGAGAACCGCGTCGATGTGAAGCTCACGGAGCCCGACGCCGAGTACGGCCAGAACGTGCAGTTCTACTTCGTGCAGGCGCGCGCCGACGCGGTGGTCGACGCCGTCAACACGGCTGCACCGGCCGGCGGGTTCGACGACGAGGTGCCGCAGCCGAGCTGGTTCATGTCGGCGATCTCGATCCTCCTGCCGCTCCTGCTCATCGGCTTCTTCATCTGGATCATGTTCTCCGGCATGGCGGGTGGCGGCGGCGGTCGCATCATGCAGTTCGGCAAGTCGCGCGCGAAGCTCGTCTCCAAGGAGTCGCCGCAGGTGACGTTCGCCGACGTCGCGGGCGCCGACGAGGCGCTCGAGGAGTTGCAGGAGATCAAGGAGTTCCTCAAGGAGCCCGACAAGTTCCTCGCCGTCGGCGCGAAGATCCCGAAGGGCGTCCTGCTCTACGGCCCTCCCGGAACGGGAAAGACGCTCCTCGCGAAGGCCGTCGCGGGCGAGGCCGGGGTCCCCTTCTACTCCATCTCGGGCTCCGACTTCGTCGAGATGTTCGTCGGTGTCGGTGCGAGCCGCGTGCGCGACCTGTTCGAGCAGGCGAAGCAGAACTCGCCCGCCATCATCTTCGTCGACGAGATCGACGCCGTCGGCCGCCACCGCGGCGTGGGTGTCGGCGGCGGCAACGACGAGCGCGAACAGACCCTCAACCAGCTGCTCGTCGAGATGGACGGCTTCGACTCCACGACGAACGTCATCCTCATCGCGGCGACGAACCGCCCCGACGTGCTCGACCCCGCACTGCTGCGTCCCGGCCGGTTCGACCGTCAGATCGGCGTCGACGCTCCCGATCTGCAGGGCCGCAAGCGCATCCTCGAGGTGCACGCGAAGGGCAAGCCGCTCTCGCCGGACGTCGACCTCGCGGTCATCGCCCGGAAGACGCCGGGGTTCACGGGCGCCGATCTCGCGAACGTCCTCAACGAGGCCGCGCTGCTCACGGCGCGCTCCGACGCGCAGATCATCGACAACCGCGCGCTCGACGAGGCCGTCGACCGCGTCATCGCCGGGCCGCAGCGACGGAGCCGCGTCATGAACGATCAGGAGAAGCTCATCACCGCGTACCACGAGGGCGGCCACGCCCTCGCGGCGGCCGCGATGCGCCACACCGATCCCGTGACGAAGATCACGATCCTGCCGCGCGGTCGCGCGCTCGGCTACACGATGGTGCTGCCGCTCGAGGACAAGTACTCGGTGACCCGCAACGAACTGCTCGACCAGCTCGCGTACGCCATGGGCGGCCGCGTCGCGGAGGAGATCGTGTTCCACGATCCGACGACGGGCGCCTCGAACGACATCGAGAAGGCCACGAAGACGGCGCGGAAGATGGTGACCGAGTACGGCATGACCTCGTCGGTCGGCTCCGTGAAGCTCGGCGACTCGTCGAGCGAGCAGGTCTACGGCCAGCAGACCGGCGCCACGCGCAACTACTCCGAGAAGGTCGCGGAGGACATCGATCGCGAGGTGCGCGGCTTCATCGAGCAGGCGCACGACGAGGCCTGGACGGTGCTCAACGAGAACCGCGACATCCTCGACCAGCTCGCGCGCGAGCTCCTCGAACACGAGACGCTCGATCACGTCCGACTCGAGCAGATCTTCGCCGACGTCCGCAAGCTCCCCGAGCGGCCGACGTGGCTCTCGAGCCCCGAGCGTCCCGTCTCGGAGCTGCCCCCCGTGTCGCTCAAGCCGAGCCACCCGGTCGACGAGATCGGCCGCGAGGGCGGCGCGCTCGGCGACTACGACAAGTCGTAG
- the folP gene encoding dihydropteroate synthase, protein MNAAPSETLDAASHPNERADDQARAARHHTRPHIMGILNVTPDSFSDGGAFERDDRTERTRAAVRAAERLAADGATIVDVGGESTRPGARRVPQGEEAQRVVPVVRALAERGIAVSVDTMNATTAAAALDAGATWINDVSGGRADEAMLPLVADRDTPFVLSHWRGHSIGMNALADYADPAREILDELARARDAAVAAGLAAERIVLDPGLGFAKRAADNWAVLHALPSFVALGHPLLVGASRKRFTADLLAADAPVTDRDLPTAIISALCAREGVWGLRVHDAAVTRIALDVVDAWTRGADHVD, encoded by the coding sequence ATGAACGCCGCACCGAGCGAGACCCTGGACGCCGCGTCGCACCCGAACGAGCGAGCGGACGATCAGGCGCGTGCCGCCCGGCACCACACGCGCCCGCACATCATGGGGATCCTCAACGTCACGCCAGACTCGTTCTCCGACGGGGGCGCGTTCGAGCGGGACGATCGGACGGAACGCACGCGAGCGGCGGTCCGCGCGGCGGAACGTCTCGCGGCCGACGGCGCGACGATCGTCGACGTCGGTGGCGAGTCCACCCGCCCCGGAGCGCGTCGCGTGCCGCAGGGCGAGGAGGCGCAGCGCGTCGTCCCCGTCGTCCGGGCGCTCGCCGAGCGGGGCATCGCGGTGAGCGTCGACACCATGAACGCGACGACCGCGGCCGCGGCCCTCGACGCCGGCGCGACCTGGATCAACGACGTGTCCGGCGGGCGGGCGGACGAGGCGATGCTGCCGCTCGTCGCCGACCGGGACACACCCTTCGTGCTGAGCCACTGGCGAGGGCACTCGATCGGCATGAACGCACTCGCCGACTACGCCGATCCGGCGCGCGAGATCCTCGACGAACTCGCTCGCGCCCGCGACGCCGCCGTCGCGGCGGGGCTCGCCGCCGAGCGCATCGTGCTCGACCCCGGACTCGGGTTCGCGAAGCGCGCCGCCGACAACTGGGCGGTGTTGCACGCGCTGCCCTCGTTCGTCGCACTGGGGCACCCGCTGCTCGTCGGGGCCTCCCGCAAACGATTCACGGCCGACCTGCTCGCCGCGGACGCGCCCGTCACGGACCGCGACCTGCCGACGGCCATCATTTCCGCACTGTGCGCCCGCGAGGGCGTCTGGGGCCTCCGCGTCCACGACGCGGCCGTGACGCGCATCGCGCTCGACGTCGTCGACGCGTGGACGAGAGGAGCCGATCATGTCGATTGA
- a CDS encoding PH domain-containing protein, protein MLDHPDIRWRRVSPRYVVVTLLGDVIWAVVFVAAAVVAFTVGELPWVAGGLAVLALGSLVGALLALRRARSIGYALRDDDLLFRRGLLVSRMVAVPYGRLQLVTVQSGPIARLLGFASLRVVTATAATGVVLPGIVAAEAADVRDRLIALAERRRVAA, encoded by the coding sequence GTGCTCGATCACCCGGACATCCGATGGCGGCGGGTCTCACCTCGATACGTCGTCGTGACGCTGCTCGGTGACGTGATCTGGGCGGTGGTCTTCGTGGCCGCGGCCGTGGTCGCGTTCACGGTGGGCGAGCTGCCGTGGGTCGCGGGCGGCCTCGCCGTGCTTGCGCTCGGATCGCTCGTCGGCGCGCTCCTCGCCCTCCGGCGGGCTCGGTCGATCGGGTACGCGCTGCGCGACGACGACCTCCTCTTCCGGCGTGGTCTGCTCGTCAGCCGCATGGTCGCCGTGCCTTACGGGCGCCTGCAACTCGTGACGGTCCAGTCCGGTCCCATCGCCCGGCTCCTCGGCTTCGCGTCGCTGCGCGTCGTGACGGCGACGGCGGCCACGGGCGTGGTCCTCCCCGGCATCGTCGCGGCCGAGGCCGCCGACGTGCGCGACCGTCTCATCGCGCTCGCCGAACGACGGCGGGTCGCCGCGTGA
- the folE gene encoding GTP cyclohydrolase I: MGDGTDAGASIDGPAVEAAVAAFLRAIGEDPTRQGLARTPARVAEASRELLGGIGVDPVPALRAGRFAIPLVPDGTYPVASGTTQPAADASGDVPLTGPDQPVLLRGARFRSMCEHHLLPFTGTISLAYVPGDDIVGFGRLHDLVETVTTRLTLQERIGDDIVDALMAGLDARGALAVIDAVHGCVSLRGSRQEHGDAVTVAARGVLARPESRHEVMALIAAGPVPAGADATSDGTRVRGRFRPS; this comes from the coding sequence ATGGGCGACGGGACGGACGCGGGCGCGTCGATCGACGGGCCCGCGGTCGAGGCCGCGGTCGCCGCGTTCCTGCGGGCGATCGGGGAGGACCCGACACGCCAGGGGCTCGCACGGACACCCGCACGCGTCGCGGAGGCGTCGCGCGAACTGCTCGGCGGCATCGGCGTCGACCCGGTGCCCGCGCTCCGGGCCGGACGATTCGCGATCCCCCTCGTGCCCGACGGCACGTACCCGGTCGCGTCGGGCACGACGCAGCCCGCCGCGGACGCGTCGGGCGACGTGCCGCTGACCGGTCCCGACCAGCCCGTCCTCCTCCGCGGCGCACGATTCCGTTCGATGTGCGAGCACCATCTGCTGCCGTTCACGGGCACGATCAGCCTCGCGTACGTGCCGGGCGACGACATCGTCGGCTTCGGCCGGCTGCACGATCTCGTCGAGACCGTCACGACGCGCCTCACGTTGCAGGAACGCATCGGGGATGACATCGTCGACGCCCTCATGGCCGGACTCGACGCGCGCGGCGCGCTCGCCGTCATCGACGCCGTCCACGGCTGCGTGTCGCTGCGCGGATCACGACAGGAACACGGTGACGCCGTGACCGTCGCGGCGCGCGGCGTCCTCGCCCGGCCCGAGTCGAGGCACGAGGTGATGGCGCTCATCGCGGCCGGCCCGGTTCCGGCGGGCGCGGACGCGACGAGCGACGGCACGCGGGTTCGCGGGCGGTTCCGGCCCTCGTGA
- a CDS encoding PH domain-containing protein, whose amino-acid sequence MSDGTGAGDATAPRRPDGGEPGFEVRAASRRGPDSRPGGGTAPSGGTFGDDGAWQRVSRKYVIVELVPALVLSAVLAAAVAFLIAIDVPWGAAIAGFALFWCLLGAVLAVPTARAIGYRLRDDDLVFRRGLVWRSEVAVPYGRMQLVDIRQGPLERVLGLASLRLVTAAPAGTVVVVGFTREQIESLRAGLVELAESRRAGL is encoded by the coding sequence ATGAGCGACGGAACCGGCGCCGGTGACGCCACGGCCCCGCGGCGGCCCGACGGTGGCGAGCCGGGGTTCGAGGTTCGTGCTGCATCGCGGCGCGGGCCCGACAGCAGACCCGGCGGTGGCACGGCCCCGTCGGGAGGCACGTTCGGGGACGACGGGGCCTGGCAGCGGGTCTCCCGGAAGTACGTGATCGTCGAACTCGTGCCCGCGCTCGTGCTGAGCGCCGTGCTCGCGGCCGCCGTGGCGTTCCTCATCGCGATCGACGTTCCCTGGGGGGCCGCGATCGCGGGCTTCGCGCTCTTCTGGTGCCTGCTCGGTGCCGTCCTCGCGGTGCCGACCGCCCGGGCGATCGGCTACCGCCTGCGCGACGACGACCTCGTGTTCCGCCGAGGTCTCGTGTGGCGGAGCGAGGTCGCCGTCCCGTACGGTCGCATGCAGCTCGTCGACATCCGCCAGGGGCCGCTCGAACGCGTCCTCGGGCTCGCATCACTCAGGCTCGTCACGGCGGCACCCGCCGGGACCGTCGTCGTCGTCGGATTCACGCGCGAACAGATCGAATCGCTGCGAGCCGGGCTCGTGGAGCTCGCCGAGTCGCGACGGGCCGGGCTGTGA
- a CDS encoding PH domain-containing protein: protein MSGDAPQPVPGGAPTTPSADGGGWRRLHPASPLLRGGLVAVIVLGWVLSQTWNRLLDFLTSGAWRGEPLDLTDPSADWMQDVTGIPILVLVGAGIVVVALLVVLAFYLQWRMLTYRVTDDVVELREGLIRRRHRQARLDRIQSINVVRPALARLFGAVVLDIEGAGDGTGIKLQYVRASEADELRAEILERASGARVRSSAARPAPLADGDEGARDTATGGGTGAIGGDLTPTAHAPARGSLSDLISSRVDDLVHADDIANEPSTLVQLSKGRLVGTVLVDLVVTAFFVGLVVVFVVAVPMAIARIVLGPESDLAVPSWLPFVLLGFLPPLFFVCIGSIAGRLIPFLRYDIHGTVDGVRLVRGLFTTTTETLPPGRIHAIEVRQPLLWRPFGWWEVRVTRAGGQAPAAQSSGQRQAQLRNVVLPVGTRDDVQRVIALFLPTRVGAGAERMIDDGLVKPAQGDGYVPAPRRARWTHPFSFRRIGHVLATDVFAVRTGALTRRLAIVPLERVQSIRAVQGPIQNWFRLAAVAPDTVAGVVDTRVPAVDARQAVQLLDRLAAAAIAAAAHDSSHRWAELSARSAVVSARLRIADAAERGVAPDRRSVAIMAAADEFRATRDGRTASDATPPPAGPVPWPDVHGGPVQGGPAHERPANGEGGTT from the coding sequence GTGAGCGGGGACGCCCCGCAGCCCGTCCCGGGCGGCGCGCCGACGACACCGTCGGCCGACGGCGGCGGCTGGCGCCGGCTGCACCCCGCCTCGCCGCTCCTCCGTGGCGGGCTCGTCGCCGTCATCGTCCTCGGCTGGGTGCTCTCGCAGACGTGGAACCGACTCCTCGACTTCCTCACGAGCGGGGCGTGGCGGGGCGAACCGCTCGACCTCACCGATCCGTCGGCCGACTGGATGCAGGACGTGACCGGCATCCCGATCCTCGTGCTCGTCGGTGCGGGCATCGTGGTCGTCGCGCTCCTCGTCGTTCTCGCCTTCTACCTGCAGTGGCGCATGCTCACGTATCGCGTGACCGACGACGTGGTCGAACTCCGTGAGGGGCTCATCCGGCGCCGCCACCGGCAGGCGCGGCTCGACCGCATCCAGTCGATCAACGTCGTGCGCCCCGCACTCGCGCGGCTCTTCGGCGCCGTCGTCCTCGACATCGAGGGGGCCGGCGACGGCACCGGCATCAAGCTGCAGTACGTGCGTGCGAGCGAGGCCGACGAGCTCCGCGCGGAGATCCTCGAACGTGCGTCCGGTGCTCGTGTGCGGAGCAGCGCGGCGCGTCCCGCACCCCTCGCCGACGGTGATGAGGGCGCGCGCGACACCGCAACCGGCGGCGGCACCGGGGCAATCGGGGGCGACCTGACGCCGACCGCGCACGCGCCTGCCCGCGGGTCCCTCTCCGACCTCATCTCCTCGCGCGTCGACGATCTCGTCCACGCGGACGACATCGCGAACGAGCCCAGCACCCTCGTGCAATTGAGCAAGGGCCGACTCGTCGGTACCGTCCTCGTCGATCTCGTCGTCACCGCGTTCTTCGTCGGGCTCGTGGTCGTGTTCGTCGTCGCCGTCCCGATGGCGATCGCGCGGATCGTCCTCGGTCCCGAGAGCGACCTCGCGGTGCCGTCGTGGCTGCCGTTCGTCCTGCTCGGATTCCTGCCGCCCCTCTTCTTCGTGTGCATCGGTTCGATCGCGGGTCGCCTCATCCCGTTCCTGCGGTACGACATCCACGGCACCGTCGACGGGGTCCGTCTCGTCCGCGGCCTGTTCACCACCACGACCGAGACGCTGCCGCCGGGTCGTATCCATGCGATCGAGGTGCGTCAGCCGCTCCTCTGGCGGCCGTTCGGCTGGTGGGAGGTTCGCGTGACGCGTGCGGGCGGCCAGGCGCCGGCGGCGCAGTCGAGCGGACAGCGTCAGGCGCAGTTGCGCAACGTCGTGCTGCCCGTCGGCACGCGCGACGACGTGCAGCGCGTCATCGCCCTGTTCCTGCCGACCCGGGTCGGCGCGGGCGCCGAACGCATGATCGACGACGGACTCGTGAAGCCCGCCCAGGGTGACGGCTACGTGCCGGCCCCACGCCGTGCACGCTGGACGCACCCCTTCTCGTTCCGCCGCATCGGGCACGTGCTCGCGACGGACGTCTTCGCAGTCCGGACCGGTGCGCTCACGCGACGGCTCGCGATCGTCCCGCTCGAACGGGTGCAGTCGATCCGCGCCGTGCAGGGACCGATCCAGAACTGGTTCCGGCTGGCTGCGGTCGCTCCCGACACGGTCGCGGGCGTCGTCGACACGCGCGTCCCGGCGGTCGACGCGAGGCAGGCGGTGCAGCTCCTCGACCGACTCGCCGCCGCCGCGATCGCGGCCGCGGCCCACGATTCGTCGCACCGGTGGGCCGAGCTCTCGGCCCGCTCCGCTGTCGTCTCCGCCCGTCTCCGGATCGCCGACGCCGCGGAGCGTGGCGTCGCGCCGGATCGTCGCTCGGTCGCGATCATGGCGGCAGCCGACGAGTTCCGCGCCACGCGGGACGGGCGGACGGCGTCGGACGCCACACCGCCGCCCGCGGGCCCCGTTCCGTGGCCCGACGTGCACGGCGGTCCGGTGCAGGGTGGCCCTGCACACGAGCGGCCGGCGAACGGCGAGGGAGGGACGACATGA